The Nycticebus coucang isolate mNycCou1 chromosome 15, mNycCou1.pri, whole genome shotgun sequence genome has a segment encoding these proteins:
- the LOC128566755 gene encoding uncharacterized protein LOC128566755, with the protein MIRHRCLRKPWGDSGLRRRARAELQQCCARLPAQARSGTPATRQPHCALARSETRRARPAALPAPPCRRNPPSWSHRPRHSSSTPRGGTLVERCRALHEIRTLIGSQDSTEPFPRAATCEALSWVGRRFRTPDSENPALVPHHTHPQVEAYENGNLKKRTAKWTRTELWDYFGGDVCNSPGPFAPGLEPEHIQRHFLGWAWLETV; encoded by the exons ATGATCAGACATCGGTGCCTTCGAAAACCCTGGGGGGACAGTGGCCTTAGGCGCAGAGCAAGAGCGGAGCTCCAGCAGTGCTGCGCTCGGCTCCCGGCGCAGGCGCGCTCCGGCACCCCAGCAACCCGCCAGCCCCACTGCGCTCTGGCCAGGAGTGAAACTCGGAGAGCGCGCCCCGCTGCACTTCCCGCCCCTCCCTGCCGCCGAAATCCTCCAAGCTGGAGCCACAGGCCTCGCCATTCCTCTTCAACCCCTAGGGGAGGTACGTTAGTGGAACGCTGCCGAGCACTGCACGAGATTCGGACACTGATCGGGTCCCAAGACTCCACCGAGCCCTTCCCGCGCGCCGCTACTTGCGAAGCACTCTCCTGGGTTGGTCGAAGATTCCGAACTCCGGATTCGGAAAATCCTGCGCTGGTTCCTCACCACACGCACCCTCAGGTGGAAGCCTATGAAAATGGGAACCTGAAAAAGCGCACCGCTAAGTGGACGCGGACTGAGCTGTGGGACTACTT CGGAGGCGATGTCTGTAATTCACCTGGACCCTTTGCCCCAGGACTGGAGCCTGAACACATTCAGCGTCATTTCTTGGGCTGGGCATGGCTGGAAACCGTATAG